The nucleotide window CATCTCTGCGCATCACTGCCGATATAGTAAATCCTTCAGTTTTTTGGTAGGCGGGACCGCTTTTCACTTCTGTAACATTGCCACAGCCAATGATGCCCCAACGGATAGTTTTGGTTTCTTTGTTCATTTTTTAATTATTTACAACTATCTATTGTACAACTATTGGTTTCTGAAGAGACATCCGTTTTTATGGAAGTAATAAATTCTCCTTCTTCCCAAGTTTGTTCAAGTGCTTTCAAAAATGTTTCAGCAGGTTGTGCTCCAGATATTGCATATTTATTGTCAAAGACAAAGAAGGGAACTCCAGTTACACCAAGAGCTTGAGCTTCTTGTTGGTCCTGTCTTACTTCGTTTAGGTAGTTGTCAGAACTAATCAGTTGATTGACTTCTTCCAGGGGTAAACCAACTATTTGGGCTATTTCCTGTAATGTTTTCCAATCATTCACATTCAGACCATCGGTTAAATAGGCTTTGAACAATAATTCTTTTACCTCGTCGGATAGTTGGTGTTTTTTGGCTAAATGCAATAATCGATGGGCGTTTTGTGAATTAGCCAAAATGGCTTTTTCAAAATGAAAATCCAAGCCCGAATTTTTCGCATTTACAGTCATGTTATCAATCATGGATTGAGCCCAATCAGTGTCTCTTCTGTATTTTTCGGCCAAATGATCTACAATATTTTCGTTGGGAGTTGCAACAAAATTAGGATCCAATTGAAAACT belongs to Flavobacterium gilvum and includes:
- a CDS encoding DsbA family oxidoreductase, with the translated sequence MKNQLKVQIWSDVMCPFCYIGKRKIEEALSHFENKESVVIEWKSFQLDPNFVATPNENIVDHLAEKYRRDTDWAQSMIDNMTVNAKNSGLDFHFEKAILANSQNAHRLLHLAKKHQLSDEVKELLFKAYLTDGLNVNDWKTLQEIAQIVGLPLEEVNQLISSDNYLNEVRQDQQEAQALGVTGVPFFVFDNKYAISGAQPAETFLKALEQTWEEGEFITSIKTDVSSETNSCTIDSCK